The genomic stretch CTTTGAATCAAGCAACGCTGCCCCTCACCCCTGATCACCCTCCTCCAATCACGGACAAACGTGCAAAGGAAGCACCTTTGCTTTCTGCCTTCTCATCATTCtccagtttttctttgttttcctctccacAATCCCCTTTTGGACCTTGGTTTTGGGTCGAGAGCCTGCATCCTCTGCTGTACAATAACCAGAACAAGGCTAGAAGACCTGCACTCCCCAACAGCCTTACTGTGCTGCATCTCTGTGCAATATGCTTCATTCCCACTCCACACCACCACCACTGGTTCCCATGGtccttctgctctcctgctctcctTGCTGAGTGAAAACTCACGAGGTTACCATTCTTTTAGTTTAGGGTGGGTTTCCACGCTTCAGTTTCTGTGCCTCTGTTCCATTTATTTTCACATATGAAGAGAGGCTCCTTCTCCCTCAAAAACATGTAGAAAGACCAAGAGAAGCTCAGAATCTCAGAAGCATTAAGGcatttaattttactgaaattaatgACAGCGAAGTCCCCTAATAGGACCCCAGGACAGATACACAAGGATTTCAGTGGGAAATCAAGTCCCCACATGTGACTTGTTTATATCCAACTACCTTAACTTCTAGTTTCAAGagtcaaaaattaaaaacaaatagggAATGTGAAGTTTTCTGAAACACAGTCCAGCTGTTTCAAACTAGGTTCTTGAAATACATGTCTTTGGAATGAATAGGATGTTAAGAATAAACTATGCAAAAGTTCATAGGTAACATGTTTGTAACATGTTTAATTCCTTTTGCCTTCAGAGTAAAAAAAATTTGCTATTCTTCCTACAGAACTAATTCACAGATTTTCTTTGAggtgaaaatatttgcaatgtgAACTATTCCACTATGAAGCACAGACAAAAAATAGTAGTCTCAGAATATCTGAACAGGCTCATGACCACCTTTGTTGCTATTACCTAGATACCAGATATTTCCATTACATTTATTCCCAAACTTGGAGTCGTAAACACCAAAATGCCACAAAGAAGTGTGTGGTTATTTGGAGGGAGATGagcagagaagagcagagaagagagGCTTGGAAATCATTGGCACTGGGGTTATACAGTGTCAGGGGATGGAGGGAGACAGGGGTCACAAGCAGAATTCATGAACCTCTACTTCACAAAGTTTCCTTCATTGCCTTCTTCAACCGCAGGAAACAGACACAAAAGCAGATGACAGTCCCACCAACAAATACCACCTAAATGGAAGTTAACACAACGTTCAGGATCAACTGCAGATATAAAGGAGGGTACTttgctgaattttgctgtttattttaacatAGCCTTGACTAAAACAGCATTGTCAATTTTGACTAAGCTAAATACTCTAAGAGAGGGCAGAAACTATAGCCAGTTTAGAGCATAAatctctgcagctgcaggaaatATTATCAGCACTAATCATTTCATCATGTTCAAGTAGAGTAAGTTGTCACCCTGGGTTTGCCTGAATGTGTATATGAAGCAAGTTTATTTTGGATGAAATTGTCTTTGTAAGCACAGTTGTTGTCTACTGTATGTGTTTAACTAGGAGCTTCTCACAATTCCTTTTACTTCCTTTAGCTCTTCAGCTAAAATGCTCAAATAACTGCCAGCGTTTCCCAGTCATCTGGCACTGTCAGAGGGAGAAAGGAATGATTTAATAACTTAATGCTAAAGAAATGTTGTCTTCTGCCAAAATAACAATCAGATTCCAAAGTTCTCTGGGATTTGATTCACGGTGTTTACAAAAATGTGGTTCTGTGACCTCTGCTTATTATAGTAATCATAAATAACTGGATGTGTCCCTCTGCTCCTTTCAGTTTCCTTTATCCATCCTCTGCCTCTTACTTCATCCTTTAACTGTGCGTTCTGAGGAACAGAGACTATCTTTTTGCAATGACGAGCTAACGCTGCAGGACTATGTCTGAACCGGTAGATGCTTCTCTAATACAAGTAATGAATACTCAGAATAGTACATGACTTGGAACTGAACTGAAGTGACTGGAACTGAAAACCACTTCTGTGCATCCCCTGCAAGTAGTTAAGATCAAACCATTGTGTTTTGAATTATACTAACACATGAGCAAAGCACAGATCCAGCAATCATGCAATTACGTTCTAATGCTCTGTCCTGTGCTATTCTGTTTATAGATAATATTAAGTACTGTGCAAATGTGACTGGAATTTAATACATAATTTTAACCATTGTTTTTACAAACTTTGAATGttacatgcttaactttaatgGAGCCAACAATTACTACTCTAACAGAAGGGTAATCTCAAAATAGCACTAAAGTAGCACTAAAGTAGGCACCTTATATGAAGTTAAAAATCCATATCATTGCATGATGCCATTTCTTCACATGGAAGAAATTCATAGTTGTTTATCAGAAGCAATCATAAAAGTCTTAAGGAAGTTTTTCATTGGTTAAGGTTTAAGCTCACGACTGTTTATATAGCTATCCTTTCGACTTGTGTGACAGTTCTTTTCTGACAGAataaatttgtttaaatattttttcggACTTTATAAAAAGCAACAATCATAGGTTCTTTTAATAAGTTTTTTAGTAAGCCCACTTACCAAAAGAAAGGGTAATGTAAGTGACTTTcaacaaatgaaaattaaagttAGCGTTAGTTTTAAAGTCAAGCTACTGGCAATCATCCACATCTAATAAAAGCAACTTTCTCAGCAATCCCTATCAAGAACTTCTTTTCCCTCTCACAATATCCCCCTGTGCTTAAGAAGCAGCCATGTCAATTCTTAAACATGTTGTGTCGCTAAAATATAAAATGCCGGTTAATGAACTATGTACCCCTAGATCTGAATGGGAAAATATGCCACATATGCTTAGATAACATCGGAAATAGAAAAGTCGTGGGAAAGGAACTTAGAAACTACATTAGCCTAAGAAATCTAAGATAAAATCTAGCTGAGGCCTCTAAGGAGCACAGGTCTTTGAGGCCTTTCACATGACCAATTTATTTCATCATTGACCGTGTTTGGAGGCAATTCAGATTGTGATTGCTTATTTACTAAGTGGTAATTTTTTCAGGACTGCTTCACCTGGCTGAAAATGCTGATGTTCTGCACTAGCAGAGCGCAGGGGAGGGTGGGGAAAGGTGGCAGAGATTAGGATATTTTATGACCTACATAATCTCAAAGGAAGGGGATTACTTCAGCACCTGAGATCCTGTACTGGACTCAACCTACTGTCATTTGGTTTTGATAATTTCAAGAGGTAATTTCAAGACAGAACATTTCCGTAATGCACTTTCAGCCGGGTCAGTAGTTTTCCTGTTGGCCCACATCCCTGCCTAAGTATCATGTAGCTTGTGTGATCTCAAAGCCCATTTCTGGAGGGAAGAAATGAGCATGCAACAAATGGGAGGGGGATCTTTATGTCGAGAGTGAGGTAGGGAAAGAACAACACTGCTCCATCTGGTCTGCACAAAGGCTGTACCTCTACCATATACATTGAATGAACATATTTTGTTAAGAAAACACCAAAGTTATAATATGTAATACAGAACTTGAGCTTAAGAAAATACTCTTTGATTATTTACCTGGTACCAGTATTTGTGCCTGTCTTACCTGCAGTATGTTTCCGGATACTTTCTGATATATGACATGTAACATTAACAGTAGTCTTTTGTCTATCTATCCCCTGTGCAGAAgcgcacaaacacatgcacaaagaaataaaaactactcactcttttttctgtgttgcttcGTCAGGGTACAGTTCTGTGGGAACGAAGCCAGTGGAAGCTTTGCCATTGGCTCCACTAGCAGCAGGTTAAGACCCAAAACTCATAACCTGTCTGCCACTGTTTTGATATCTGTATCTCTTCTGGTGCCAAAGACCTGAATATAAATAACATTAGAAAAAAGGGATTTTAATTacctttcaaaaagaaaatcttggaGAAGAAGAACCATTATCCCTGGGATCAGACAGTCCTTTATTCTGACTTTGCTATTATGCAAATGAATTCAGTAGACTTCTAACCTTTACAGCTATTATATGTAAATTGACAGCTCTTTACAAACAAGATTTTGTCATCATTCCCTCActttagaaagaaataaatggTACAGTAAGAAATGAGATGTAGTGATGTCAATTTATTTGCATATACTTTAATATTCTCTTTGTAGTACATGCAGCTGAGGTTAACCAGTCAGATGTTCTCATCATTATAGTTTAAGTacttgctttggggttttttttttgtttttgtttttgctttgtttttttgatttaaaagctATGAGCAAATCAGAAATgcaagaaaacacacaaaaggcTTTTAATAGTTGTTTACCAAGCCAGGCCAAAAATGAAGGCTAAGTTTACATTTGAAAGGCTTTGCTGGTGTAGATACTGTGGTATATCATTGTGGCAAAAAGTTAGTGTAGATGCAATTTATAAAAGCAGATTTGGGCACTACGGTTTATTCTAAGCATTCCTTGTTTCTCCTGTCCCAGGTTAAATAAACCAGACTAGGTGAAGTGCAGTTTTATGGGTGGCACTCCGTGTGCTCTAGGCAATTTTAATAGCATCGCTGTTCTGGTCACACATCATGACTCGTCATGTTCTTCCTGGCAAGAGCTCGTACTGTAGCTGGAGAATTGCTGCCGAACAATTAGATACGGTTCACGACAGAGCAAACAAACAACCCAAAAGTAAATTGTCAAAGCAGCGTCAAAATGAAGGTgagaattttaaaagtgaaagaaaacgTCACTCCTTTCAGTGTACATAAATCCTGACCTTCCTTACACAATTCTTGTGGATGCTAATGAGTTATGCCTTGAACTGCTCTTGCTCAAAACGCAGCACACTGGTGTGGTCCAGTTATGGTCCATGCCATCTAAACATCAATACTACCCTGCGAACAGGACTTTCCCAGCACTGGAAAGGAGTGCCGTGCTCTTATACCAGCACCCAATACATGTCAAATCCTATTTACTCTTCAACGTCCTACTTCAGCATAGGAGACAGTAATTCATACTCTCATGTGACTGTGAAAGACCAGGCTATTCCTTAAATCTTACAACAatgtaaatgaaataaatggAGTTACACTTAAGTGGAATTGGAGTAAAGTACAGGCGATCTTTAAATAAGAAGTGATATTGAACCTTAACTGCATTCCACATTTTACTCTGCTCCTATTAGACTGTATATACTTCAGGCTCTGATGATAAATGGTTGTAACTTCCACACAAAAATGGCAAATTAAACTACACACTTTATCAGTTATTAAGACTTTTAAATCACAGGAACAACAGGAACTCTCAAAGGCACTGCAGACAAAGTAAACACGCACATTTTCTAGCAGTTGTGATCCATCctacaaaacacaaaaaaacccttttgtatACGGAACATGATTTCAGAATCTCACGAGACCAGAAAGTTCTCAGTGTTTCAAGAAGAGATTAAATGTTAACTCCACTGGACTCTTTTGTCTGAAATTCACTCTCCCTGTGAAATTCAACCCTGTACAAAGAGCCAGAATAAGGATTAAGGACCTCATAAACCCCATTTAAATCCTTAAAAAGGCTTCTGTGCAAGAGTGAATTCTAGCCTCTGAGAAAAGTTGTACTATTAACAATGCTAtgccaaaataaaaagaaatcacatttagAGTTAGCCTGAAAATTACATTTATGTTCTatataacttttaaaatttttggaaaaaaagtcttttaaattgAGGTGAAAATTCTTAAAAATGTGCATGGAACTAGAATCCTAAAATAGTTTGTCCTGAGAAATTATGATTATAACCATTAAGGTCAATTTATCTGTTACTACTGGCTAAAGAAAGAGTGGTAGTAAAAATGACAAGAATCATGTCAAAGTCAGCCAGCAGCTTCCAGGGCTTCTGGGCAAACTTAACATTTGCAGGAATTTTTCCTAAAATTAGGAAAAATGCTCTTCCATTTAAAGAAGAATAGGAGGCACAGAAATGCAAGATAATAACAAGTCTTCTGTAATATTCTCTCCATAAAGTAAGAGGCTGAGTTcaacaaagagaaagaacaaatgagataaagggaaaaagaacaaaagaaaggaagatcACAAGTGATGCATGGCCTTACTTGGGGGCCTCCTTATGAGTCCTAGCAGCTCTTTCTGGTGATAAAACAGCCATAATCTATTGTCTGTTTAGTTTATGCCCATGTAGTGCATGAACTAAATGGACTGAGGAATGGGTACAGTGAAGAGAGAGGGAGTTCTTACCGATGTATGCTGGTGAGAGGCGAAAAGGACAGTCCCTCCTCAAGACCTGGCATGGTGAACTGGTTTCTGCCCACTGAAAATTGATTTCAAAACCAATACAGCTTGTTGTCATTGATTCCCTGGCTAAATCTCTTGCTGTCAAATATACCAGGGCTTGCCATTACTGCTTTGACAATCTGGTGGCATCCATCAGAGAGCGAGAGACAGCTTGGTGGCCGCGCCAGCTCCAGGCTGCCTACCTTCCCTTTAACTTCCGTAACATCTAGGGGcactcctcttaaaaaaaaaaaagaaaaaagaaaaagaaaaaagaaaaagagctttgctttctttttgtttttcctttctttttctttttctttttcctttagctgGGGTAAATTCCAGCAGTTATTACTTGTGCCTGAGCCAGCATAATGCTGTAATACTCAATATGCCTGGGAACCGTAAAGGGTTTCCAAATGCTGCAGCGGTGCATTAAACAGCGCCTGGAAAATGAGAGTTCAGAGCTTTCTGTTGCTTGTCTGAGGGAAAGGAGAATAGCCCACCCAGGAAGGGTCCATTTTATGCAAAGGATGTCCATACAATCCTGTATGTCACTGATCCCTTCCTAGAAGAGTTCAAGCTTTACAGACACTGCTCTACACGAGAGCAGCAGTAGCCACCCAACAGACTGGCCgcagagcagcacagcaaatACTAAACAGTGAAAGTAGCTAGCAACAGATGGGGCTAATGGGAGCAGCTACTTAAAACAGATCAAAATTTCCAATATATTCAATTCTCTGTTATCTAAAATCATAGGGGTGGGGACTGAGATATCCCAGTAAAATAGAAAACTCAATACGGGGGAGATGCTGTAGCCACTTAGATGTCTTCACATGGCATAGTGATCCCACAACCCCAATAAAATGGCCACGGGgcaaatgaaaaacaattaattatatttattgtTTATGAGACAGAGGAGTTTGTGTAATTTGTAGGAGAATTTAATAGTGCAGCTTTGAGGAAAACTGGCCTGTTTGGAAAACCTGTGACACCTGACTGGAAGTTTGCTCCTAAAATCTGAGGGCACAACATGACCCCACGGTGCTGACTGACCTAGAATTGAGACTATATACTTACCTGAAATATTATCAGAAAAATCAAGATCTTTCAGCATTTTGAATAAGAAAACCTGCTTAGCTGTCCTTCACAAGTCATCATTCTTATCTGAAATTCCTCATACCATTTaagtaaaaaaatcaaaatttgtaTATGTGTGCTTTAGAAAGCCATATACCACGCACTCGCGGTAGTTACGCTTTTCCCAGGTAGTGTGTACCACAAGTTTTGCTTCATGGCTTTTATCACTAGGTGGCGACATTAGAAGCGAGAATCGTGATGAAGGACAGGGAGCGAGTAGTACCCGGGGGAATGTCAACTTCCACGATTTGAGGAAACACTAAATCCTGGATAAATTctgttccatttatttatttgagaATTCACTTATTGACTTTAAATTTATAGCAATTAACAGAAATGACAGCCCAGGACTACAAGCACCTTAGTACAATATAATCCTTGAAGTATAACCATTTACTATTTGCAATATAACCATTTCAGGGGGAATTCAACCCAGCATCTACATAAACACCCGTCCACGCCTCTTTAGCAATATGAGCACTATGTGAAATCCACACCAGCACAGGGCTGGCCACACGCCGGGCCAGCAGGTCCCTCCAGGCCTCCTAGTTCCACCCAGCCTCCAGCGACTGCCGCTGTGCAGCCAGGGCGTCCGAGGGGTTCCCGCTGCGAGGGGCGCGAGGGTGCACGGCGCAGGCGCCCGCCGAAGCCTGGAGCTGGCAGATCCCTCCAAAGCGCACAGGCAGCACCGCAACGCCTGCTCTGGGCCTGCCACAGCCGGGCAGGCCCAGAGCCGCTCCGTAACCAAGGCTGTAACCATCTTCCCTGCAGCCCGTGCTCGTGCCCCCTGTAATTTGGGGGTTGGAAGTAATAAATTTGTTGGATTTGTTCCCGAGATAACAGAGGAGATCACTGGCAACTCTGAAAAACCACTTTCGAGTAGCAGAAGTGCCAGATCTGGCTGATCTTTGGTGACCTGCAGCTGTAGCAGGCAGCTGTTGGCTCTTGGTGGGCTCTTCGGGGCGGCCAAGTACCTCACGAGTGCGCAAATTTGCCTCGGTGATACATCTAAGCCAGGCTAAAATGTGATCACATATGAATGATCCTGTTCTAAGGCTACGTGGGACATGCTAGACGTGGCCTATCGCTTGGATCTacgggaaactgaggcacagcaggacaaggaGGTGCGCTGTGGGAAGGCCGGCTGTGGCGGAGGCAGGACTCGAACCGATGACCTAAGGATCTCGAGCGCCGCGCGCAGACTACAATGCCCGCAGGGCCTGGGCGCACCACGTGACACCACCCGACCGCAGCGCGCGAGCACTTCCGTAAACACGCGCGCGAGGCTGAGTGACAGAGAAATGTAGCCAATCGTGGCCCGCGGGGCGCGTGGGGGCGGTGGCTTCTCCTCCGGCGGCTCGGGCGCGGGACGGCGGGAGCCGTTAACGGCCAAAGTAACGGCTGCTGCGCGAGCTCCTGCGAGGGGGGATggggcggaggcggggggcggcTTCGTGGCGGCCATGGCTGCGGTAGCGGCTGGCAGCGGGGCAAGGGGACGGGCCTGCTGGCCTGGACCCTGGCCCGCTCTGGAGAGCCGGGAGCAGGCCGCGCCCGGCCGGCCGTGACAGCTGGCGCAGCTCACCTCAGGGCCCATCCGCCGCATCGGGCCCTGCGGCGGGGCAGGCAGGCGGGGGTAGGCCCGGTGAGCCTGTGCGGGGTGGGCTCTGTGCGGCTCTCTGCCTTGGTGTAAGCTTACAGTGTTGGAGGGGGTGATGGGGTCTTTAGTTGCACTTCAGCTGTGACTTTTCTAGTTCATTCGGGCTGGGGGTGAGCACTCCTGCTTTTATATGTGTTTTGGGTAAGTGTGTGCTCTCCTGAAATTGTGTGTGCTCAGTTTTTCTTGGTGTTAATTTCTGCATGTATCTGTTAGTATTGTTAACCCATAGGTGTATGTAATATAAGATGCATGCTATTGCACTTTTTTGGAATGGCATGATAAAAATAGATACCTTGGTTTACTGGTGTGTGTATTTTGGTTTATTGTCACAGTTTTCCAATGGAAATAAAAGCAGCTGTCAGAAGATACGAAACAAGGAAGAAGACAGGAGGAACAGAAGTGGCATCCAAATCCCGAGTTGATTGGAGACGCACTAAAAGGGAGATCATCTTGCTTGACAGCGATGAAGAATCCTCATTTACCTCTGACGATGAAGGATCTGCCACATcagaagaggaagtagatgaaaaAGATGAAACTCTTGTGAAGAATAGCCTTTCAGATCATGAAGAGAAAAGCCATAATGGGGCAATAACAGAGGATGCCGAGGATGAGCACGTCACGCCTGGAAAGCGTAAAAGGTCAAGCACTTCTGTACTGTATGACAGTGATGAAAGTGAGGACAGTGATATCCTTGTTAGAAAAGTTTTTGCTAAACGCCATTGTATAATGGACGAAGATGAGAGTTCTCAAGAACAGCAACCTGATAAAACCTGCCTTGCAGAAAATATTCCTACTAATAGGAAACAGCAAGTGTTAGCCAGATTGAAAGAACTTTCAAGACAAAGAGCTACTCGGACATCCTGTAATAGTGAATGTTTTGAGGTCTGCATTTTATCTTTGAAATTCATTTGGTGAAAGTACTGAATGTGGGGGAAGAACTAATAGTTAATAGTTATCAGTcagtgggttttttattttgtattggtTTTTATTCCTGACAAATTAGTAATTCCATCATATTTTAGCAATTTTCTTAACATGATAAAAATGCTCTCTGCTGACACTATTAACTTGAGTTTAACTTTCGTCGCTGGGGTTTTAAGAATTTTCTTGTATTTGCTCTTTCAGGCATTCAGATGATTAAGCAGCTTAGGATGCAGGTATCTGTCTTCCTACATAGTCAGAAAGGAAAAGCATCTTTAACataacttcttcctttttctgtaaaGAAGAGACATTTGAAAGGATTATCAAATGATATTTATCAAGAAGCAAGATACCTGTTGAAGTAACTTAGAGATCTCAAGGTAGCTTAATTCCTACAGATAGACTGAAGGTACATGGAGATGAGTGATTTAAATCTGAAAGTAACCTTCACGTAGTACAGAATTATGTAATTTTGGAACTATATTATTTCTTGTTGATTGAACAGATGGTCAAAAAAGGAAGGTCAAAAATCTTGTCTATTTTATAAAgtgcaaatactgaaaatacataatttacttttgaaatccttttttaaatgcaattaggATTCTGATGCTGAAGTAGAAATAGAAGAGGAACCACTCTCTCATTTGCCCCTAACACCAACAGAAGGTAGTGAAACTGACCATGATAGCATGAAAGATTTTATagttgatgatgatgatgatgatgaagaggaagatgatgatgatgacacAGAAGACAGAAAGAGTGAAAGCCAGCCACAGCAGAAAGAACTACATATATCAAATAGCCAGTTGCTGGCATACTACGTCCCACACTgtaagattaaaataaatgacaattcagtatttttatgtCAATTGCATTGCTGTAaaagatatagatatagatatagatatagaaaatagaaaataatactgTGTAGTAGGGTATGGTAgcttaaaagcagaaaatcctgaaaggcTTTGATTTGTCTTGGAAGTATTCTGCTTTCCACAGTAAACTTTTACAGTCCTTGTAAGTCTTATTTAAGGGAGGATATAATTTGTGAGAGGAAAAAACCCTATTACACAGATTTTTGAGTTGGTTTTAATTTAGGATAAAGTAGGCTAGTGTAATCATTCCTGTTGAGATGCAAAATGATCATCCTCTATCTTGTCACTTAAGCTCTGTTAATTCTGGCTGAATTCTGTTCTAGGGAGTGACCTAAAATTCTCATTGCCACTTTAGTTGGGTATAGCATTCTTTACTTTATCATGAGTTCTGAGTTTGGGTTTTAtggggcttgtttgtttgtttgtttatatttattttatggaAGTGGGACTTAGGAGCACAGGTCTCTGAGAGTTTTTGAATCCATTGGCTAATTTTAGCTAAACTGCACAGAGAgagaggtttgggtttttttgttttttttttttccccccaagatgATTAGGTTACTACAACTTTTGTGAAAATTGGTATCTGGATGGAGGAGAGAGACTTGAACTAGAACTTCTCACTAACTCTCTTCTTACATAATTTGTGGATCAAAAGCAGGAATGTACTGATCAGTGGAAGCGTAGATAGGCACAGGTATTTGTGGTATTTCTTTCGCAGTAAAAACATAAGGAGAgttgtgtttatttaaaagaaagttaggaaaaaaaccagTAGTTCTAGCCTTCTCTGGATTTTTGTATTTCATGCAGTTATTTGAAcaatttattctcttcttttaGTGTTTGATGGTAAAAATTTCTGATTGTGCATTTCTCCTGGTGAAAGGACATGTGTGACTTTAGGGTATGCTGAAATTCTTTAAGGTCATTCAGgtgaaaagcagtatttaaaagCAGGATCTTAAATAAGGGTTTAGGTGTTGTATATTAAACTTATTTTGAAACCCACATTTAAGGgattttaaaattctaaaataatttaatgaaaaaagtaATTCTTTTACAGGACTTTTACCAttgctaacatttttttctgactttattgcttttttcccagtatcGCGCTGTGGTCATTATGTACACTTCCAAAGAATAGTAAAGGCTTTCCTTATAAATGCAATTGATGACACTTTTCTGAACTCATTATATGGTAAGTATATTGCATTAAATAATAGAGTAGTGCACGTAAAGTTATATGGACAAAGGCAGTTATACTTGGGAAAGATGTGCCTCATGATTGGAATATGGGATTGTGGGATTGTCAGTTAAAATTCCTGAGGTCTGTTCTTAGTTTTGTCTGTG from Dromaius novaehollandiae isolate bDroNov1 chromosome 1, bDroNov1.hap1, whole genome shotgun sequence encodes the following:
- the CCDC82 gene encoding coiled-coil domain-containing protein 82 isoform X1, with product MCFGFPMEIKAAVRRYETRKKTGGTEVASKSRVDWRRTKREIILLDSDEESSFTSDDEGSATSEEEVDEKDETLVKNSLSDHEEKSHNGAITEDAEDEHVTPGKRKRSSTSVLYDSDESEDSDILVRKVFAKRHCIMDEDESSQEQQPDKTCLAENIPTNRKQQVLARLKELSRQRATRTSCNSECFEDSDAEVEIEEEPLSHLPLTPTEGSETDHDSMKDFIVDDDDDDEEEDDDDDTEDRKSESQPQQKELHISNSQLLAYYVPHLSRCGHYVHFQRIVKAFLINAIDDTFLNSLYDGTRQKRYAQDMLTSLHYLDDRFIQPRLENLISRSRWKDRYKERVDCYPDVRIIMKNPRSMSCQACELNRYCKFDVLLSGKLYNSRTLEADDFMSHDKQVLKVGTVCANRTRVYHNLKHFKYKLYVDCSTMAELDGVEDEPVKDTVDRLFSQLEGNGWIQKRYDDLENYMNDADSFQEEKMD
- the CCDC82 gene encoding coiled-coil domain-containing protein 82 isoform X2, whose translation is MEIKAAVRRYETRKKTGGTEVASKSRVDWRRTKREIILLDSDEESSFTSDDEGSATSEEEVDEKDETLVKNSLSDHEEKSHNGAITEDAEDEHVTPGKRKRSSTSVLYDSDESEDSDILVRKVFAKRHCIMDEDESSQEQQPDKTCLAENIPTNRKQQVLARLKELSRQRATRTSCNSECFEDSDAEVEIEEEPLSHLPLTPTEGSETDHDSMKDFIVDDDDDDEEEDDDDDTEDRKSESQPQQKELHISNSQLLAYYVPHLSRCGHYVHFQRIVKAFLINAIDDTFLNSLYDGTRQKRYAQDMLTSLHYLDDRFIQPRLENLISRSRWKDRYKERVDCYPDVRIIMKNPRSMSCQACELNRYCKFDVLLSGKLYNSRTLEADDFMSHDKQVLKVGTVCANRTRVYHNLKHFKYKLYVDCSTMAELDGVEDEPVKDTVDRLFSQLEGNGWIQKRYDDLENYMNDADSFQEEKMD